Proteins encoded within one genomic window of Bombus terrestris chromosome 11, iyBomTerr1.2, whole genome shotgun sequence:
- the LOC100648061 gene encoding crossover junction endonuclease MUS81 isoform X1, whose product MKRIKLKPKNPNPLFELWLEEWRKEAASRNSDLQYHFSKALAALKKYPLPLKSGKDCIILQHFGTKLCSMLDRKLKEYKVQNNDSTSVKNVCKHCSFNEQPVFKRKHRSQQIIVDTDFVPERTELTIFDDLNLSSWNVENYAALLILYKKTLDSCYLGYTTETDLLLEMKQLCGHGAKTSILDLFESGLISMIGRPIRYNLTEHGISISKKICEITNTDVISLNSFEVLNRIQISLKSLITQKSKLIKDSADLNNRNEDTQIFIQSAKDIQTKNLEPPTIYKSKSVETITIEDHCQQFDKNFVKQKSTENIVYPKKMQEKTKEVKDMNHVHNLENNETDFTDDFQRNYYLESSNFDIILLVDTQETAGGRTKPQHDATITGLTEFGVSFEIRHLKVGDFAWIARCRRNKNNELILPFIVERKRIDDLSASITDGRFHEQKFRLKQSGITNLMYIIEDYEKGQRLTIPHSSLMQASINTLIQDGFSVKYTKNHKDSMFYLSSLTRILIKMFKEKNLIGCKKEVITRTNILNNTCSLMVFEEFNKAASKQKVFKVNQMFVRQLLQLKGMSIDKALAIVEHYPTPRLLVEAFQKSDCNGTKVGEPKQRGTQGSLNRTIDG is encoded by the exons atGAAAAGAATAAAACTTAAGCCTAAAAATCCAAACCCACTATTTGAGCTCTGGTTAGAAGAATGGAGAAAAGAGGCTGCATCGAGAAATTCCGACTTGCAATATCATTTTTCGAAAGCACTTGCTGCATTAAAAAAATATCCCTTACCATTAAAATCTGGGAAGGATTGTATAATATTGCAACACTTCGGCACAAAATTATGCTCCATGTTAGATAGAAAACTCAAAGAATATAAAGTTCAAAATAATGACTCAACAAGTGTGAAGAATGTTTGCAAGCACTGCAGTTTTAATGAACAACCTGTATTTAAAAGGAAACACAGATCACAACAAATTATTGTGGACACAGATTTCGTACCTGAAaga aCAGAACTAACAATATTTGATGACTTAAATTTATCATCTTGGAATGTAGAAAATTATGCTGCCTTATTGATATTATATAAGAAAACACTAGACTCATGTTATTTAG gATATACTACAGAAACAGATCTACTGTTGGAAATGAAACAATTGTGTGGGCATGGAGCAAAGACTTCAATCTTAGATTTGTTTGAAAGTGGATTAATTTCTATGATAGGTAGaccaattag GTATAATCTTACAGAGCATGGTATAAGTATTTCAAAGAAGATATGTGAAATTACAAATACTGATGTAATATCATTAAATTCTTTTGAAGTATTAAATAGAATTCAAATCTCATTAAAATCATTGATTACCCAAAAGTCTAAGTTAATAAAAGATTCAGCCGATCTTAATAATAGGAATGAGGATacacaaatatttatacaatctGCTAAGGATATACAAACCAAGAATTTAGAACCTCCAACAATATATAAGTCTAAATCTGTAGAAACTATTACTATTGAAGATCACTGCCaacaatttgataaaaattttgtaaaacaaaaatcaacGGAAAATATTGTCTATCCAAAAAAAATGcaagaaaaaacgaaagaagtaaaagatatgaatcatgtacataatttagaaaataatgaaacagaTTTTACAGATGATTTTCAAAGAAACTATTATTTAGAATCAAGTAATTTCGATATAATACTATTAGTAGATACACAAGAGACTGCTGG TGGTAGGACAAAACCTCAACATGATGCTACTATCACAGGACTAACAGAGTTTGGTGTATCATTTGAGATACGTCATTTAAAAGTTGGTGATTTTGCATGGATTGCTAGGtgtagaagaaataaaaataatgaattaattttaCCCTTTATAGTAGAAAGGAAACGAATAGATGATTTAAGTGCAAGTATTACAGATGGAAGATTTCATGaacaaaag TTTAGATTAAAGCAATCTGGAATTACAAATCTTATGTACATAATTGAAGATTATGAGAAGGGTCAAAGATTGACAATACCACATTCATCATTGATGCAAGCTTCCATTAATACTTTGATACAAGATGGATTCTCTGTAAAATATACTAAGAATCATAAAGATTCTATGTTCTATTTGTCATCATTAactagaattttaataaaaatgtttaaa gaAAAAAACCTGATAGGTTGTAAAAAAGAAGTTATCAcacgaacaaatattttaaataatacctGTAGTCTCATGGTATTTGAAGAATTTAATAAAGCAGCTTCTAAACAAAAG gTTTTTAAAGTAAATCAAATGTTTGTCCGCCAACTGCTACAGTTAAAAGGAATGTCCATAGATAAAGCCTTAGCAATTGTAGAACATTATCCAACTCCCCGATTATTAGTTGAAGCTTTTCAGAAGTCTGATTGCAATG
- the LOC100648061 gene encoding crossover junction endonuclease MUS81 isoform X2: protein MKRIKLKPKNPNPLFELWLEEWRKEAASRNSDLQYHFSKALAALKKYPLPLKSGKDCIILQHFGTKLCSMLDRKLKEYKVQNNDSTSVKNVCKHCSFNEQPVFKRKHRSQQIIVDTDFVPERTELTIFDDLNLSSWNVENYAALLILYKKTLDSCYLGYTTETDLLLEMKQLCGHGAKTSILDLFESGLISMIGRPIRYNLTEHGISISKKICEITNTDVISLNSFEVLNRIQISLKSLITQKSKLIKDSADLNNRNEDTQIFIQSAKDIQTKNLEPPTIYKSKSVETITIEDHCQQFDKNFVKQKSTENIVYPKKMQEKTKEVKDMNHVHNLENNETDFTDDFQRNYYLESSNFDIILLVDTQETAGGRTKPQHDATITGLTEFGVSFEIRHLKVGDFAWIARCRRNKNNELILPFIVERKRIDDLSASITDGRFHEQKFRLKQSGITNLMYIIEDYEKGQRLTIPHSSLMQASINTLIQDGFSVKYTKNHKDSMFYLSSLTRILIKMFKEKNLIGCKKEVITRTNILNNTCSLMVFEEFNKAASKQKVLIHFLGF from the exons atGAAAAGAATAAAACTTAAGCCTAAAAATCCAAACCCACTATTTGAGCTCTGGTTAGAAGAATGGAGAAAAGAGGCTGCATCGAGAAATTCCGACTTGCAATATCATTTTTCGAAAGCACTTGCTGCATTAAAAAAATATCCCTTACCATTAAAATCTGGGAAGGATTGTATAATATTGCAACACTTCGGCACAAAATTATGCTCCATGTTAGATAGAAAACTCAAAGAATATAAAGTTCAAAATAATGACTCAACAAGTGTGAAGAATGTTTGCAAGCACTGCAGTTTTAATGAACAACCTGTATTTAAAAGGAAACACAGATCACAACAAATTATTGTGGACACAGATTTCGTACCTGAAaga aCAGAACTAACAATATTTGATGACTTAAATTTATCATCTTGGAATGTAGAAAATTATGCTGCCTTATTGATATTATATAAGAAAACACTAGACTCATGTTATTTAG gATATACTACAGAAACAGATCTACTGTTGGAAATGAAACAATTGTGTGGGCATGGAGCAAAGACTTCAATCTTAGATTTGTTTGAAAGTGGATTAATTTCTATGATAGGTAGaccaattag GTATAATCTTACAGAGCATGGTATAAGTATTTCAAAGAAGATATGTGAAATTACAAATACTGATGTAATATCATTAAATTCTTTTGAAGTATTAAATAGAATTCAAATCTCATTAAAATCATTGATTACCCAAAAGTCTAAGTTAATAAAAGATTCAGCCGATCTTAATAATAGGAATGAGGATacacaaatatttatacaatctGCTAAGGATATACAAACCAAGAATTTAGAACCTCCAACAATATATAAGTCTAAATCTGTAGAAACTATTACTATTGAAGATCACTGCCaacaatttgataaaaattttgtaaaacaaaaatcaacGGAAAATATTGTCTATCCAAAAAAAATGcaagaaaaaacgaaagaagtaaaagatatgaatcatgtacataatttagaaaataatgaaacagaTTTTACAGATGATTTTCAAAGAAACTATTATTTAGAATCAAGTAATTTCGATATAATACTATTAGTAGATACACAAGAGACTGCTGG TGGTAGGACAAAACCTCAACATGATGCTACTATCACAGGACTAACAGAGTTTGGTGTATCATTTGAGATACGTCATTTAAAAGTTGGTGATTTTGCATGGATTGCTAGGtgtagaagaaataaaaataatgaattaattttaCCCTTTATAGTAGAAAGGAAACGAATAGATGATTTAAGTGCAAGTATTACAGATGGAAGATTTCATGaacaaaag TTTAGATTAAAGCAATCTGGAATTACAAATCTTATGTACATAATTGAAGATTATGAGAAGGGTCAAAGATTGACAATACCACATTCATCATTGATGCAAGCTTCCATTAATACTTTGATACAAGATGGATTCTCTGTAAAATATACTAAGAATCATAAAGATTCTATGTTCTATTTGTCATCATTAactagaattttaataaaaatgtttaaa gaAAAAAACCTGATAGGTTGTAAAAAAGAAGTTATCAcacgaacaaatattttaaataatacctGTAGTCTCATGGTATTTGAAGAATTTAATAAAGCAGCTTCTAAACAAAAG gtgttaatacattttttaggTTTTTAA